A window of Microcystis aeruginosa FD4 contains these coding sequences:
- the yhdJ gene encoding adenine-specific DNA-methyltransferase → MFKRYEADEQVIFHGDSLPILSSEIASNSVDLIFLDPPYNIGKHFADFYDKWESENDYINWANQILDHCLRILKPQGTLYVMASTQAMPYFDLYLRQKMTILSRIIWHYDSSGVQATKYFGSMYEPILHCVKDKNNYTFNSKDIKIEAKTGAKRKLIDYRKAIPSQYNTEKVPGNVWYFPRVRYRMDEYENHPSQKPESLLERIILSSTNKNGIILDPFAGTFTTAAVAKRLGRISISIELQEEYLKIGLRRILGWQEYKGEKLLPPQKSYSRKSENEQESNFVQESLFDVDSKA, encoded by the coding sequence ATGTTTAAACGATACGAAGCTGATGAACAAGTTATATTTCATGGTGATTCTTTGCCGATTTTATCCAGTGAGATTGCCTCTAATTCTGTAGATCTGATTTTTCTCGATCCTCCCTATAATATAGGTAAGCATTTTGCTGATTTTTACGACAAATGGGAATCGGAAAATGATTATATAAATTGGGCAAACCAAATTCTTGATCATTGCCTTCGCATCTTGAAACCCCAGGGAACATTATATGTTATGGCCAGCACTCAAGCAATGCCTTACTTTGATCTTTACTTAAGACAAAAAATGACGATTCTTAGTCGCATTATCTGGCATTATGATAGTTCAGGAGTACAAGCAACAAAATACTTTGGTTCGATGTATGAACCAATACTGCATTGTGTCAAAGATAAAAATAATTACACTTTTAATTCAAAGGATATTAAGATAGAAGCAAAAACTGGAGCAAAACGAAAACTAATTGATTATAGAAAAGCGATTCCCAGTCAATACAATACAGAGAAAGTACCGGGCAATGTCTGGTATTTTCCTAGGGTAAGATATCGCATGGATGAATACGAAAATCATCCCTCACAAAAACCTGAATCATTGCTAGAAAGAATTATTCTGTCCAGCACTAATAAAAATGGAATTATTCTTGATCCATTTGCAGGAACTTTTACAACTGCTGCTGTAGCTAAACGCTTGGGAAGAATTTCTATTAGTATAGAATTACAAGAGGAGTATTTAAAAATTGGTCTTCGACGGATTCTCGGATGGCAAGAATACAAGGGAGAAAAGTTACTCCCTCCTCAAAAAAGCTATAGTAGAAAAAGCGAAAATGAACAAGAATCTAACTTTGTACAGGAGAGTCTTTTCGATGTCGATAGTAAAGCATGA
- a CDS encoding type II toxin-antitoxin system HicB family antitoxin, translating to MSDNTKQIYNYTVILEKESDGGYHAFCPALKGCHSQGDTFEETIVNITEAMELYLESLIDFDF from the coding sequence ATGAGTGATAATACCAAACAAATTTATAACTACACTGTTATTCTAGAAAAAGAGTCAGACGGTGGTTATCACGCTTTTTGTCCTGCGCTTAAAGGTTGTCATTCTCAAGGAGACACTTTTGAAGAAACGATTGTCAATATTACAGAAGCTATGGAATTGTACCTCGAAAGTTTGATAGATTTTGATTTTTAA
- a CDS encoding DNA cytosine methyltransferase has product MKTTVKFSRQTQLPLHLVITRPQYRFVDLFAGIGGFRIALEKLGGRCLGYSEIDQQAIQVYQQNFISYLNSDEIAFGDVSKISNLPDNLDLIVGGVPCQPWSVAGCLRGFDDPRGKLWFDVIKLVDKSQPKSFIFENVSGLASPRNQENLELIINELANCGYQVYWQLLNAYDFGLPQNRERVFIVGIRKDIDNYERFKFPLPLGIHPKVLDILEDIKNIQPVEKVKLSADTLFNGFVPPSRTRFQKEDELNDFFIFSDLRNGHTTIHSWDIIKTTERQKSICLALLKLRRSKKYGEKDGHPVAFSTFLEIIPDLKIEELNQLVSLGICWQTQEGKYEFINSKNMTGINGIYRIILPTADIIPTLTATGAKDYIATISITATHPQEYKQLFLKKIYKPKKFREITPQDARKLQGFPDNFIYHQQDAIAKKQFGNAVPVPVVEAVARNLLEIIRPDY; this is encoded by the coding sequence TTGAAAACCACAGTTAAATTCAGCAGACAAACCCAATTACCCCTACATCTAGTTATCACCCGTCCCCAGTATCGTTTTGTCGATTTATTCGCGGGAATCGGTGGTTTTAGAATCGCTTTGGAGAAATTGGGAGGACGTTGTTTAGGCTATTCAGAAATCGATCAACAGGCCATCCAAGTTTATCAACAAAATTTTATTAGCTATCTCAACAGCGATGAAATTGCTTTCGGAGATGTGAGTAAAATTAGCAATTTACCCGATAATCTTGATCTTATTGTCGGCGGCGTTCCCTGTCAACCTTGGTCGGTGGCGGGATGTTTACGAGGATTTGATGACCCCCGGGGAAAACTCTGGTTTGATGTGATTAAATTAGTCGATAAAAGTCAACCGAAAAGCTTTATTTTCGAGAATGTCAGTGGGTTAGCTAGTCCTCGCAATCAAGAGAATTTAGAATTAATTATCAATGAATTAGCTAATTGTGGTTATCAAGTTTACTGGCAGTTATTAAATGCCTACGATTTTGGTTTACCCCAGAATCGCGAGAGAGTTTTTATCGTAGGAATTAGAAAAGATATAGACAACTATGAGCGGTTTAAATTTCCCTTACCTTTGGGTATCCATCCGAAGGTTTTGGATATTTTAGAAGACATCAAGAATATTCAACCCGTCGAGAAAGTCAAGTTATCCGCAGATACTTTATTTAATGGGTTTGTTCCTCCATCGAGAACTCGTTTTCAAAAAGAAGATGAATTAAATGACTTCTTTATTTTTTCTGATTTAAGAAATGGTCACACAACTATTCATTCTTGGGATATTATCAAAACTACGGAACGACAAAAAAGTATCTGTTTAGCTTTGCTGAAATTAAGACGCAGTAAAAAGTATGGCGAAAAAGATGGTCATCCCGTGGCTTTTTCTACTTTTTTGGAAATTATACCCGATCTAAAAATCGAGGAACTAAATCAGTTAGTTTCTCTGGGGATTTGTTGGCAAACGCAGGAGGGTAAGTATGAATTTATTAACTCGAAAAATATGACAGGAATTAACGGCATTTATCGGATTATTTTACCGACGGCCGATATTATTCCTACCCTAACCGCTACGGGTGCTAAAGATTATATTGCTACTATTTCAATTACCGCTACTCATCCCCAAGAATACAAACAATTGTTTTTAAAGAAAATCTATAAACCCAAAAAGTTTCGAGAAATTACTCCCCAAGATGCGCGTAAATTACAAGGATTCCCCGATAATTTTATCTATCATCAACAGGATGCAATTGCTAAAAAACAATTCGGAAATGCTGTTCCTGTACCAGTGGTGGAGGCAGTAGCAAGAAATTTACTGGAAATAATTCGGCCCGATTATTAG
- a CDS encoding PIN domain-containing protein, protein MYLVDTDVMIDIQRGYGPALAWFASLPELPSIPGFVVMELIQDAQNQQQVRKVLQLVAPLPIVWPTETDCTRALSDFTAYHLSHKVGLIDALIAACAVGHNATLCTFNVKHYRVIPGLSMEQPYSR, encoded by the coding sequence ATGTACCTTGTCGATACTGATGTCATGATTGATATTCAGCGGGGTTATGGGCCTGCACTCGCTTGGTTTGCCTCTCTCCCAGAACTGCCAAGTATCCCTGGCTTTGTTGTGATGGAGTTGATTCAGGATGCTCAGAACCAGCAACAGGTTCGTAAAGTCCTACAGCTTGTAGCACCGTTACCGATTGTTTGGCCTACTGAAACTGACTGTACCCGTGCTTTATCTGACTTTACGGCTTACCATCTGTCTCACAAAGTCGGACTGATTGATGCCTTAATTGCCGCTTGTGCTGTGGGGCATAATGCAACCCTTTGCACTTTCAACGTGAAGCACTATCGAGTCATCCCAGGCTTGAGCATGGAGCAACCCTATAGTCGCTGA
- a CDS encoding ABC transporter ATP-binding protein produces MNPNQILLKYTLKHWILVVFSIVIGFASTIFNGVGTVLVIPLLISFINPENDLLKNAPQIIKKLLSVFDVFSVDTRFFWMFAAILLILILKHITNFVSNLLGTYLSLIMARDMRIDSVILLLEVDIDFYVKSKIGDIFNRFMSEINRAVASIRNYINLIKVIATAFMYFAILLSISWQLTILSTILGGFLALLNQYFVKRSKKFGEIITLTAKQQTNKLLELLTGIRLIKAVGNERYELESIVEDIEAREKAGLDAQTNNAVIGPLNEIGGVIIIALIIIAGRYLFNEQLQALATILLTYLYVLFRALPIVSQINSARGSLLGDVSAVEVVADFLIRENKPFMSNGSIPYQRLETGIHFDNVQFSYPGHQELVLKGIDLWIPKGKMIALVGASGAGKSTIADLLPRFYDPTAGRILFDGHDLRDYEIKSLRKAMGIVSQDTFLFNNSLRFNIAYGLSDVSDAEILEATKRANAYEFISKLPEGLDTEIGDRGVRLSGGQKQRLAIARALLRDPDLLILDEATSALDTISERLVQEAIDELCRERTTLVIAHRLSTVQKAYQIVVLDKGKVAEIGNHEELLAQGGHYARLHALQFSDSKEDDSKNREDEQKRKAYLSYEARSSLNSLLGSLRLVSEDLIEDSQEKQEILEESCSSAMRLLHIIEDYEYSSTR; encoded by the coding sequence ATGAATCCTAATCAAATCCTCCTTAAATATACGCTTAAACACTGGATATTAGTGGTTTTCAGCATTGTCATAGGCTTTGCCAGTACCATATTTAATGGGGTAGGAACTGTTTTAGTTATCCCTTTGCTAATTTCTTTTATTAATCCCGAAAATGATCTCTTAAAAAATGCCCCCCAAATTATCAAAAAGCTGCTCTCCGTTTTCGATGTTTTCTCGGTCGATACTCGTTTTTTCTGGATGTTTGCGGCGATATTATTGATTTTAATTCTCAAGCACATTACCAATTTTGTCAGTAATTTGCTAGGCACTTACTTGTCTTTGATTATGGCAAGAGATATGCGAATTGATTCAGTTATTCTGCTGCTAGAAGTGGATATAGATTTTTATGTAAAAAGTAAAATAGGAGATATTTTTAATCGTTTCATGTCGGAGATTAATCGAGCCGTGGCATCAATTAGAAATTACATAAACCTGATTAAGGTTATCGCCACAGCTTTCATGTACTTTGCTATTTTATTATCAATTTCTTGGCAATTAACTATTCTTTCTACTATTTTGGGGGGCTTTTTAGCTCTACTTAATCAATACTTTGTCAAGAGATCGAAAAAGTTTGGAGAGATTATCACCCTAACGGCTAAACAGCAAACTAATAAACTGTTGGAACTGTTAACAGGAATTCGGCTAATTAAAGCGGTAGGAAATGAAAGATACGAATTAGAATCTATTGTGGAAGATATCGAAGCCCGGGAGAAAGCGGGTTTAGATGCCCAGACTAATAATGCTGTAATCGGACCGCTCAATGAGATCGGTGGGGTAATTATTATTGCTTTAATTATCATTGCTGGTCGTTATCTTTTCAATGAACAACTGCAAGCTTTAGCGACAATTTTATTGACCTATCTCTATGTGCTTTTCCGGGCCTTGCCGATAGTTAGTCAAATTAACAGTGCTAGGGGTAGTCTATTGGGTGATGTTTCCGCAGTAGAGGTGGTAGCGGATTTTCTCATTCGAGAGAATAAACCATTTATGAGCAATGGCTCTATTCCCTATCAAAGATTAGAGACAGGTATTCATTTTGATAACGTCCAATTTTCCTATCCTGGTCATCAAGAATTAGTTCTCAAGGGCATCGATCTGTGGATTCCAAAAGGAAAAATGATCGCTCTTGTTGGTGCTTCAGGGGCGGGAAAATCGACAATTGCTGATTTATTACCACGCTTTTATGATCCTACAGCCGGGAGGATTCTTTTTGACGGTCACGATTTACGCGATTATGAGATCAAATCTCTGAGAAAAGCGATGGGAATAGTCAGTCAAGACACTTTTCTCTTTAATAATTCTCTCCGTTTTAATATTGCCTACGGATTAAGCGATGTTAGTGATGCAGAAATTTTAGAGGCGACAAAAAGGGCGAATGCCTACGAGTTTATCTCCAAACTGCCGGAAGGACTGGATACGGAAATTGGCGATCGGGGAGTGAGACTTTCGGGGGGACAAAAACAAAGATTAGCGATCGCTCGTGCCTTACTGCGAGATCCAGATCTTCTCATTCTCGATGAAGCCACCAGTGCTTTGGATACAATTTCTGAGCGTTTAGTGCAGGAAGCGATCGATGAACTCTGTCGCGAGCGGACTACTCTTGTGATCGCTCACCGTCTTTCCACAGTTCAAAAAGCCTATCAAATTGTGGTGCTGGACAAGGGAAAAGTGGCAGAAATCGGCAATCATGAGGAATTATTAGCTCAAGGTGGTCATTATGCCCGTTTACACGCTCTGCAATTTAGTGATAGCAAAGAGGACGACTCTAAGAATAGGGAAGATGAGCAAAAAAGAAAAGCTTATTTATCCTACGAAGCGAGAAGCAGTCTTAATAGTCTTTTAGGTTCTTTGCGTCTGGTATCTGAGGATTTAATCGAAGATTCTCAGGAGAAACAGGAAATTTTAGAAGAATCCTGTAGTTCAGCTATGCGACTTCTCCACATTATCGAAGACTACGAGTATTCCTCGACTCGATAG
- a CDS encoding glycosyltransferase family 4 protein encodes MNKKISVLAPDLSGGGGTRVYLIAQVLQQLNCQVTVYGPVFGQEIYPTPPGNIPVVSVKGNNYPQFFGQIKTLLDRLSGEIIYAVKPRPTSFGIGLLKRFFSPRPLILDIDDWEMSWFGGDRWSYRPHPRQLARDILKKNGALRDPNHPLYLRWMENLINRADGVTVNNQFLQKRYGGIYLPNGKDTQLFDPNLYDPVACRQKYGLSAYKVLMFPGTARPHKGLEDVLIALDQIGDPDFKLVVVGGRQIGDGYLDSLLEKGQPWLIHLPAQPIDRMPEVVAAAHAIIVPQRDEATANAQFPIKLTDGMAMAKPIISTKVADIPEILADIGYLVEPRSPEQLAAMISEVFNHLDSANARGLKARERCIASYSTTAMATTLSGIITSLEGKY; translated from the coding sequence GTGAACAAAAAAATCTCTGTTTTAGCACCAGATTTATCCGGTGGGGGTGGTACAAGAGTCTATTTGATTGCTCAAGTCTTGCAACAGCTAAACTGTCAGGTGACGGTTTATGGCCCTGTTTTTGGCCAGGAAATCTATCCAACCCCACCGGGGAATATACCGGTGGTATCGGTCAAAGGCAATAATTATCCCCAGTTTTTTGGCCAGATCAAAACTTTACTCGATCGCCTCTCCGGAGAGATTATCTATGCGGTTAAACCCCGTCCCACCAGTTTCGGCATCGGTTTACTGAAACGTTTTTTTTCCCCACGTCCCCTGATTCTCGATATTGACGATTGGGAAATGAGTTGGTTTGGTGGCGATCGATGGTCCTATCGTCCTCATCCCCGACAATTAGCTAGGGATATCCTCAAAAAAAATGGTGCGCTTAGAGACCCGAATCACCCTCTCTATCTGCGTTGGATGGAAAATTTAATTAACCGCGCCGATGGGGTGACGGTTAATAATCAATTTTTGCAAAAGCGTTACGGGGGGATTTATTTACCGAATGGCAAGGATACGCAACTTTTCGATCCCAATCTCTACGATCCTGTCGCTTGCCGTCAAAAATACGGTTTATCCGCCTATAAAGTCTTAATGTTCCCGGGTACAGCTAGACCCCACAAAGGTTTAGAAGATGTGTTAATCGCTTTAGATCAAATTGGTGATCCTGATTTTAAATTGGTGGTGGTGGGAGGTCGCCAAATCGGGGATGGTTATCTGGATAGTTTGTTGGAAAAAGGTCAACCTTGGTTAATTCATTTACCTGCTCAACCGATCGATCGAATGCCGGAAGTTGTGGCCGCTGCTCATGCTATTATCGTTCCCCAGAGGGATGAAGCTACGGCTAACGCCCAATTTCCGATTAAACTCACCGATGGTATGGCGATGGCTAAACCGATTATTTCCACTAAAGTGGCAGATATTCCCGAAATTTTAGCTGATATTGGCTATTTAGTCGAACCTAGATCGCCAGAGCAACTAGCTGCCATGATTAGCGAAGTTTTTAATCATCTCGACTCGGCTAATGCACGAGGACTAAAAGCGAGAGAGCGCTGTATCGCCTCCTATAGTACCACCGCCATGGCGACAACTCTCTCTGGCATAATTACTTCTCTGGAAGGGAAATATTAG
- a CDS encoding ArsB/NhaD family transporter, whose amino-acid sequence MLESLPMWIAAMTFVAVIVVIMFEWLHITVAALLGALILVFTHIMTLQEAVGYISRSYATLALFFGVMVLVRAFEPTKIFDYLAAQMVLLAKGNGKLLLIGIVAITTPICAVLPNATTVMLLAPLIPPLAQDIGVDFVPLLILMVFVANSSGLLTIVGDPATYIVGDSINITFMEYLQRLSLGGALAVITILVMLPWLFPKIWRTKFEHLEDLPHPQINHPRVLALGGIIVFLVLFLFVVGESFPVPLAPAAVALMGAALALLLAQQSKIDTVHNILRDVDWSTLLFFMSIFVLIGGLEKTGVVNSLSGFLAIILGKNIFLGSLVLLFFVGFISSVVPNIPLVVAMVPLLKQYLVNVNLVGIEVLSPDYAGSFPPSVLPLFYAMMYGATLGGNGTLVGASSNIVAAGIAEQHGGKITFHTFLRYGLPVMFTQLVVSAMYMLVFFV is encoded by the coding sequence ATGCTGGAATCTTTACCAATGTGGATTGCTGCGATGACTTTTGTTGCAGTCATTGTGGTTATTATGTTCGAGTGGCTTCATATTACCGTAGCGGCTTTATTAGGAGCTTTAATCTTAGTTTTTACCCATATCATGACTCTCCAGGAGGCGGTGGGTTATATCAGTCGCAGTTATGCCACTCTCGCCCTATTTTTTGGGGTGATGGTGTTAGTGAGAGCCTTTGAACCAACGAAGATTTTTGATTATTTAGCAGCACAAATGGTGCTTTTAGCCAAGGGAAATGGCAAATTATTACTAATAGGAATTGTCGCCATTACTACCCCGATCTGTGCGGTGTTACCTAACGCTACCACGGTGATGTTATTAGCACCTCTAATTCCCCCCCTAGCTCAAGATATAGGGGTAGATTTTGTGCCTCTCTTAATCCTAATGGTTTTCGTGGCCAACAGTTCCGGGTTATTAACTATCGTTGGTGATCCTGCTACTTATATCGTCGGTGATTCTATTAATATAACCTTCATGGAATACCTACAGCGTTTGAGTTTAGGTGGTGCGCTGGCAGTAATTACCATTCTGGTGATGTTACCTTGGTTATTCCCCAAAATCTGGCGGACAAAATTCGAGCATTTAGAAGACTTACCCCATCCGCAAATTAATCATCCGCGCGTCTTAGCTCTGGGGGGAATTATCGTCTTTTTAGTCTTATTTTTATTCGTGGTCGGTGAATCTTTTCCCGTACCCCTTGCTCCTGCTGCCGTGGCTTTGATGGGAGCAGCTTTAGCCCTACTTTTAGCCCAGCAATCGAAAATCGATACGGTTCATAATATTCTCCGGGATGTGGACTGGAGTACCCTATTATTTTTTATGTCAATTTTTGTCCTAATTGGCGGCTTAGAAAAAACTGGTGTAGTTAATAGTTTATCGGGATTTCTGGCGATAATTTTAGGCAAAAATATCTTTTTAGGTTCTCTAGTCTTGCTGTTTTTTGTCGGTTTTATTTCCAGTGTCGTTCCGAATATTCCCCTAGTGGTGGCCATGGTTCCACTACTGAAACAGTACCTTGTTAATGTTAATTTAGTCGGGATAGAAGTGCTTTCCCCCGATTATGCTGGTTCCTTTCCCCCGTCCGTTTTACCGCTTTTCTATGCGATGATGTACGGAGCCACCCTAGGAGGTAATGGTACTTTAGTGGGAGCTTCTTCTAATATTGTCGCTGCCGGCATCGCCGAACAACACGGGGGCAAAATTACCTTTCATACCTTTCTGCGCTACGGTTTACCAGTGATGTTTACTCAGTTAGTCGTCTCGGCAATGTATATGTTAGTTTTCTTTGTCTAA
- a CDS encoding DUF3172 domain-containing protein, translated as MNRRPRYTPPRSRDRDYDRSYGDDSRASAPGGLLAKLNYTMIALIGGIFVLGVGLGLVFSSTANFSPENVASREVIDRSAPNAELCVQFGASAIVTDLRVYVTLNPFNVFVTQPVMQPGCVLRRNNWSILEQQKLVDGQQVQSCKNRMNTFGYTGPLEGKPKIDCIFQNEAGGNLFVNPAGAVGPRPDTDKF; from the coding sequence ATGAATAGAAGACCCCGTTATACTCCTCCCCGATCGCGCGATCGTGATTATGACCGCTCCTATGGCGATGACTCCCGCGCTTCGGCCCCCGGGGGCCTATTGGCCAAATTAAACTATACCATGATCGCCCTGATTGGTGGTATTTTTGTACTAGGAGTGGGTCTCGGTCTGGTATTCAGTTCCACCGCTAATTTTAGCCCCGAAAACGTCGCTTCCCGGGAAGTAATCGATCGCAGCGCCCCCAATGCGGAATTATGCGTGCAATTTGGGGCCAGTGCCATTGTCACCGATTTGCGGGTTTATGTCACTCTTAACCCCTTTAATGTTTTTGTTACCCAACCAGTCATGCAACCCGGTTGCGTTTTGCGACGCAATAACTGGTCAATTTTAGAACAACAAAAATTAGTCGATGGACAGCAGGTACAAAGTTGCAAAAACCGGATGAATACCTTTGGTTATACCGGTCCCTTGGAAGGCAAACCGAAAATCGATTGTATCTTCCAAAATGAAGCCGGGGGTAATCTTTTTGTTAATCCCGCCGGTGCTGTTGGCCCCAGACCAGATACAGATAAATTCTAA
- a CDS encoding P-II family nitrogen regulator — translation MLESPHPSLQTVKKVDIIVSHAFLEEILSVLDVVGVSGYTVFGSTSGKGDRGLSCDDLDCDYSGNYIMTVCNSDEQLNRLIDEIQPILKKAGGIFVVTTAQWLTH, via the coding sequence ATGCTTGAATCCCCGCATCCTTCCCTACAAACTGTCAAAAAAGTGGACATAATTGTTAGTCATGCTTTTCTGGAAGAAATCTTAAGCGTTCTTGATGTTGTCGGAGTTTCCGGTTATACCGTCTTTGGCAGTACTTCGGGAAAAGGTGATCGAGGTTTATCCTGTGATGACTTGGATTGTGATTACAGTGGTAACTACATTATGACGGTTTGTAATAGTGACGAACAACTTAATCGTCTGATCGATGAAATTCAGCCTATTTTAAAAAAAGCTGGCGGAATTTTTGTGGTGACTACGGCCCAATGGCTAACTCATTAG
- a CDS encoding sodium-dependent bicarbonate transport family permease: MDGSLILFNILNPPVLFFFLGMLAVFFKSDLEIPQPLPKLFSLYLLMAIGFKGGYELAESGINNQIALTLIASVVMACIVPIYTFFILKIKLDSANAAAIAAAYGSISAVTFITASSFLEKLHISYGGHMVAALALMESPAIVVGLILVRVFKEKNGEEEAFSWSKVLHEAFLNGSVFLLVGSVVVGMLTGEKGWEKLEPFTQEIFYGALTFFLLDMGLVAAKRIRELGKTGAFLIGFSVFIPVINAIVGILIAKVLGFEQGNALLFAVLCASASYIAVPAAMRMTVPEANPSLYVSMALALTFPFNIIIGIPLYLEMIKIIGCGV; the protein is encoded by the coding sequence ATGGATGGCAGCTTAATCCTGTTCAATATTCTCAATCCGCCAGTTTTGTTCTTTTTCTTAGGAATGCTGGCAGTATTTTTTAAATCCGACCTAGAGATTCCCCAACCACTGCCTAAACTCTTTTCTCTCTATCTGTTGATGGCGATTGGTTTCAAGGGAGGTTATGAACTAGCGGAAAGTGGCATCAATAACCAAATCGCTTTAACTTTGATTGCCTCTGTGGTTATGGCTTGCATCGTTCCCATTTACACTTTCTTTATCCTGAAAATTAAACTCGATAGTGCCAATGCAGCAGCGATCGCAGCAGCCTATGGTTCCATTAGTGCCGTTACTTTCATCACCGCCAGTTCTTTTTTAGAAAAACTTCATATTTCCTATGGCGGTCACATGGTAGCGGCCTTAGCTTTAATGGAATCGCCGGCAATTGTAGTGGGTTTAATCCTGGTGCGAGTCTTTAAAGAGAAAAATGGCGAAGAAGAAGCGTTTTCTTGGTCAAAAGTTTTACATGAAGCCTTTTTAAATGGTTCGGTATTTCTCTTAGTCGGTAGTGTTGTTGTTGGTATGCTGACGGGGGAAAAAGGCTGGGAAAAATTAGAACCTTTCACCCAAGAGATTTTTTATGGTGCTTTAACTTTCTTTCTCCTTGATATGGGATTAGTGGCGGCGAAAAGAATCCGAGAATTAGGCAAAACTGGTGCTTTTCTCATCGGTTTCTCGGTGTTCATTCCCGTCATCAATGCTATAGTTGGCATTCTCATCGCTAAGGTTCTCGGATTTGAACAGGGCAATGCTTTATTATTCGCTGTTTTGTGTGCCAGTGCCTCTTATATTGCTGTTCCTGCGGCCATGAGAATGACTGTTCCCGAAGCGAATCCTAGTTTATACGTTTCTATGGCGTTGGCTTTAACTTTTCCTTTCAATATCATCATCGGTATTCCTCTGTACCTAGAGATGATCAAAATCATTGGCTGCGGAGTCTAA